One genomic segment of Ctenopharyngodon idella isolate HZGC_01 chromosome 7, HZGC01, whole genome shotgun sequence includes these proteins:
- the LOC127515845 gene encoding pneumococcal serine-rich repeat protein-like isoform X2, translating into MDWVSYLSATKMSRKALFFIVLSLVCRSAIAQTSTDTTTTETSTTPTSVDATTTETATTPTSADTTTTETPTTPTSVDATTTETATTQTSADTTTTETATTQTADTTTTETATTQTSADTTTTETATTQTADTTTTETATTQTSADTTTTESATTQTSADTTTTETATTQTSADTTTTETATTQTSADTTTTESATTQTSADTTTTETATTQTSADATTTESATTQTSEDTTTTESATTQTSADTTTTETATTQTSADTTTTESATTQTSADTTTTESATTQTSADATTTESATTQTSEDTTTTESATTQTSADTTTTESATTQTSADTTTTESATTQKSADTTTTESATTQTSADTTTTESATTQTSADTTTTESATTQTSEDTATTETATTQTSEDTTTTEGATTQTSADTTTTESATTQTSEDTATTETATTQTSEDTTTTEGATTQTSADTATTETATTQTSEDTTTTEIATTETSADTTTTEGATTQTSADTTTTESATTQTSADTTTTESATTQTSADTTTTETATTQTSADTTTTEGATTQTAADTTTTETATTQTSADTTTTESKTTQTSADTTTTEFATTQTSADTTTTESATTQTSADTTTTESATTQTSPDTTTTETATTQTSADTTTTEFATTQTSADTTTTESATTQTSADTTTTESATTQTSPDTTTTETATTQTSADTTTTEFATTQTSADTTTTESATTQTSADTTTTESATTQTSPDTTTTETATTQTSADTTTTEFATTQTSADTTTTETATTQTSADTTTTESATTQTSADTTTTESATTQTSPDTTTTESATTQTSADTTTTESATTHTSPDTTTTESATTQTSADTTTTEIVTTQTSADTTTTEGATTQISPDTTITESATTQTSADTTTTESATTQTSADTTTTESATTQTSPETTTTESATTQTSADTTTTESATTQTSADTTTTEIVTTQTSADTTTTEGATTQTSADTTTTETATTQTSADTTTTESATTQTSADTTTTETATTQTSADTTTTEGATTQTSADTTTTEGATTQTSADTTNTETATTQTSADTTTTESATTQTSADTTTTETATTQTSADTTTTEGATTQTSADTTTTESATTQTSADTTTTEIVTTQTSAGTKTTEGATTQTSADTTTTETATTQTSADTTTTESATTQTSADTTTTETATTQTSADTTTTESATTQTSADTTVSESATTQISVDTTTPESATTQTSADTTTTEIASTQTSPDTTTTESATTQTSADTTTPESATTQTSADTTTTEVATTQTSADTTTIETATTQTSADTTTPESATTQTSADTTTTESATTQTSADTTTTESATTKTSADTTTPEIATTQTSADTTTTESATTQTSADTTTIETATTQTSTDTSTTENATTQTSTDTTTTESATTQTSADTTTTETATTQTSTDTTTTETATTQTSADTTTIETATTQTSTDTSTTETATTQTSTDTTTTESTTTQTSADTTTTESATTQTSADTTTTESATTHTSPDTTTTESATTQTSADTTTTESATTQTSADTTTTETATTPTSVDATTTETATTQTSVETTPTETTTTQTSADTTTTETATTQTSPDTTTTESATTQTSADTTTPESATTQTSADTTTTEVATTQTSADTTTIETATTQTSADTTTPEVATTQTSADTTTIETATTQTSADTTTPESATTQTSADTTTTESATTQTSADTTTTESATTQTSADTTTTESATTQTSADTTTIETATTQTSTDTSTTENATTQTSTDTTTTETATTQTSADTTTTESATTQTSADTTTTESATTQTSADTTTTETATTQTSADTTTIETATTQTSTDTSTTETATTQTSTDTTTTESTTTQTSADTTTTETATTQTSADTTTTESATTHTSPDTTMTESATTQTSADTTTTESATTQTSADTKTTESATTQTSADTATTESATTQTSADTTTTETATTPTSVDATTTETATTQTSVETTPTETTTTQTSADTTTTETATTQTLADTTTTESATTHTSPDTTTTESATTQTSTDITTTESSTTQTSADTTTTESATTQTSTDITTTEISTTQTSADTITTESATTQTSADTTTTESATTQTSADTTTTETSTTQTSTDTTTTEISTTQTSADTITTESATTQTSADTTTTESATTQTSADTTTTEISTTQTSADTITTESATTQTSADTTTTESATTQTSADTTTPEPATTQTSTGITTTEPATTQTSADTITTESATTQISADTTTTDSATTQTSADTTTTESATTQTSADTTTTESATTQTSADTTTPEPATTQTSTGITTTEPATTQTSADTTTTESATTQTSADTTTTESATTQTSADTTTPEPATTQTSTDTTTTESATTQTSADTTTTESATTQTSADTTTTETSTTQTSTDITTTEISTTQTSADTITTESATTQTSADTTTTESATTQTSADTTTPEPATTQTSTGITTTEPATTQTSADTTTTDSATTQTSADTTTTESATTQTSADTTTPEPATTQTSTGITTTEPATTQTSTDTTTTDTTDTTTPFTATTTTQLTSTTETTVTTPITSTTENTATTSSPLTATTTQLTSTAEPTTTTPLTSTTENTATTSSPLTATATQLTSTAEPTTTTPLTSTTENTATTSSPLTATTTQLTSTTETTTTTPLTSTTENTATTSSPLTATTTQLTSTIEPTTSLISTTEHTATTSSPLTATTTQLTSTAEPTTTTPLTSTTENTATTSSPLTATTTQLTSTAEPTTTTPLTSTTENTATTSSPLTATTTQLTSTIEPTSTTEHTATTSSPYTATATQLTSTTETTTTTPLTSTTQNTSTTSSPLTATTTQLTSTIEPTTPLTSTTENTATTSSPLTATTTQLTSTIEPTTSLISTTEHTATTSSPLTATTTQLTSTAEPTTTTPLTSTTENTATTSSPLTATTTQLTSTAEPTTTTPLTSTTENTATTSSPLTATTTQLTSTIEPTSTTEHTATTSSPYTATATQLTSTTETTTTTPLTSTTQNTSTTSSPLTATTTQLTSTIEPTTPLTSTTEHTATTSSPLTTTTQLTSTIEPTSTTEHTATTSSPYTATATQLTSTTETTTTTPLTSTTQNTSTTSSPLTATTTQLTSTIEPTTPLTSTTEHTATTSSPLTTTTQLTSTTEPMTTTLINSAVLVSFSSNEIFIDELSNSSSEAFKNRKDKVINEIGQIFKTTFSDSFVNLTVIAFRSGSIITDMEATFRNVPQSDQISESILNASTTLNITSVNVTISPTTTTTTTSPTTTTTTPGPTTTTTTPGPTTTTTTPGPTTTTTTPGPTTTTTTPSPTTTTNTPGPTTTTTSPTTTTTTPGPTTTTPGPTTTTTTTSPTTTTTTPSPTTTTTTNPIITTTTASPTTTTTISPTTTTTISPTTTTTTTSPTTTTTISPTTTTTTSPTTTTTTTSPTTTTTSPTTTTTTTSPTTTTTKPTTTTTTTKPTTTTTTTKPTTTQTTTTPTTTTTTTTTTTTTVPARPQPTVALQVVIIVVFVPALQDQQSPEFKNLATKVEGEFDVVYKTKYGDRFIRTIVLAFIAVAKTRAEQNVQADVKLVFSETSTEPIPSSTAIVETLKEAVAAPNSTFNLTVDTNTIIVVKSPQTIPVTILTDGTFVAALSNKSSPEFQNRAALIKTGLEPFFFADYLGLFSTLTITSFSGASVTTKSIPTIRNSMDLTFTAEAVLPNSTQIVNTIVRAAKNNSLSFQIFTSEIVINGTAFSSAEVSSKISVLTALVLVAVSLLVPWFD; encoded by the exons ATGGATTGG GTGAGCTATTTGTCAGCTACCAAGATGAGCAGAAAAGCACTGTTCTTTATAGTGTTAAGTTTAG TATGTCGTAGTGCTATTGCTCAAACATCAAcagacactacaaccactgaaactTCAACAACTCCAACATCAGTAGATGctacaaccactgaaactgcaacaactccaacatcagcggacactacaaccactgaaactCCAACAACTCCAACATCAGTAGATGctacaaccactgaaactgcaacaactcaaacatcagcggacacgacaaccactgaaactgcaacaactcaaacagcggatactacaaccactgaaactgcaacaactcaaacatcagcggacactacaaccactgaaactgcaacaactcaaacggCGGATACGACAAcaactgaaactgcaacaactcaaacatcagcagacactacaactactgaaagtgcaacaactcaaacatcagcagacactacaactactgaaactgcaacaactcaaacatcagcagacactacaaccactgaaactgcaacaactcaaacatcagcagacactacaactactgaaagtgcaacaactcaaacatcagcagacactacaaccactgaaactgcaacaactcaaacatcagcagacgctacaactactgaaagtgcaacaactcaaacatcagaagacactacaaccactgaaagtgcaacaactcaaacatcagcagacactacaactactgaaactgcaacaactcaaacatcagcagacactacaactactgaaagtgcaacaactcaaacatcagcagacactacaaccactgaaagtgcaacaactcaaacatcagcagacgctacaactactgaaagtgcaacaactcaaacatcagaagacactacaaccactgaaagtgcaacaactcaaacatcagcagacactacaactactgaatccgcaacaactcaaacatcagcagacactacaactactgaatcCGCAACAACTCAAaaatcagcagacactacaactactgaaagtgcaacaactcaaacatcagcagacaccaCAACTACTGAAAGTGCAACAAcgcaaacatcagcagacactacaactactgaaagtgcaacaactcaaacatcagaaGACACTGCAACCAcggaaactgcaacaactcaaacatcagaagacactacaactactgaaggTGCAACAAcgcaaacatcagcagacactacaaccactgaaagtgcaacaactcaaacatcagaaGACACTGCAACCAcggaaactgcaacaactcaaacatcagaagacactacaactactgaaggTGCAACAAcgcaaacatcagcagacactgcAACCAcggaaactgcaacaactcaaacatcagaagacactacaaccactgaaatTGCAACAActgaaacatcagcagacactacaactactgaaggtgcaacaactcaaacatcagcagacactacaactactgaaagtgcaacaactcaaacatcagcagacactacaaccactgaaagtgcaacaactcaaacatcagctgacactacaactactgaaactgcaacaactcaaacatcagcagacactacaaccactgaaggtgcaacaactcaaacagcagcagacactacaactactgaaactgcaacaactcaaacatcagcggacactacaaccactgaaagtaaaacaactcaaacatcagcagacactacaactactgaattcgcaacaactcaaacatcagcggacactacaactactgaaagtgcaacaactcaaacatcagcagacactacaactactgaatccgcaacaactcaaacatcaccggacactacaaccactgagactgcaacaactcaaacatcagcagacactacaactactgaattcgcaacaactcaaacatcagcggacactacaactactgaaagtgcaacaactcaaacatcagcagacactacaactactgaatccgcaacaactcaaacatcaccggacactacaaccactgagactgcaacaactcaaacatcagcagacactacaactactgaattcgcaacaactcaaacatcagcggacactacaactactgaaagtgcaacaactcaaacatcagcagacactacaactactgaatccgcaacaactcaaacatcaccggacactacaaccactgagactgcaacaactcaaacatcagcagacactacaactactgaattcgcaacaactcaaacatcagcggacactacaactactgaaactgcaacaactcaaacatcagcagacactacaactactgaaagtgcaacaactcaaacatcagcagacactacaactactgaaagtgcaacaactcaaacatcaccgGACACTACAACGACTGAATccgcaacaactcaaacatcagcagacactacaactactgaaagtGCAACAACTCACACATCACCGGACACTACAACAACTGAATccgcaacaactcaaacatcagcagacactacaactactgaaattgtaacaactcaaacatcagcagacactacaactactgaaggTGCAACAACTCAAATATCACCGGACACTACAATCACTGAATccgcaacaactcaaacatcagcagacactacaactactgaaagtgcaacaactcaaacatcagcggacactacaactactgaaagtgcaacaactcaaacatcaccaGAAACTACAACGACTGAATccgcaacaactcaaacatcagcagacactacaactactgaaagtgcaacaactcaaacatcagcagacactacaactactgaaattgtaacaactcaaacatcagcagacactacaactactgaaggtgcaacaactcaaacatcggcagacactacaaccactgaaactgcaacaactcaaacatcagcagacactacaactactgaaagtgcaacaactcaaacatcagcagacactacaaccactgaaactgcaacaactcaaacatcagcagacactacaactactgaag gtgcaacaactcaaacatcagcagacactactaCTACTGAAggtgcaacaactcaaacatcggCAGACACTACaaacactgaaactgcaacaactcaaacatcagcagacactacaactactgaaagtgcaacaactcaaacatcagcagacactacaaccactgaaactgcaacaactcaaacatcagcagacactacaactactgaaggtgcaacaactcaaacatcagcagacactacaactactgaaagtgcaacaactcaaacatcagcagacactacaactactgaaattgtaacaactcaaacatcagcaggcACTAAAACTACTGAAggtgcaacaactcaaacatcggcagacactacaaccactgaaactgcaacaactcaaacatcagcagacactacaactactgaaagtgcaacaactcaaacatcagcagacactacaaccactgaaactgcaacaactcaaacatcagcagacactacaactactgaaagtgcaacaactcaaacatcagcggacactACAGTCTCTGAATCCGCAACAACTCAAATATCAGTAGACACTACAACTCCTGAaagtgcaacaactcaaacatcagcagacactacaaccactgaaattgcatcaactcaaacatcaccggacactacaaccactgaatctgcaacaactcaaacatcagcagacactacaactcctgaaagtgcaacaactcaaacatcagcagacactacaactactgaagttgcaacaactcaaacatcagcagacactacaaccattgaaactgcaacaactcaaacatcagcagacactacaactcctgaaagtgcaacaactcaaacatcagcagacactacaactactgaatccgcaacaactcaaacatcagcagacactacaactactgaatcTGCAACAACtaaaacatcagcagacactacaactcCGGAAAtcgcaacaactcaaacatcagcagacactacaactactgaaagtgcaacaactcaaacatcagcggacactacaaccattgaaactgcaacaactcaaacatcaacaGACACTTCAACCACTGAAaatgcaacaactcaaacatcaacagacactacaactactgaaagtgcaacaactcaaacatcagcagacactacaactactgaaactgcaacaactcaaacatcaacagacactacaactactgaaactgcaacaactcaaacatcagcagacactacaaccattgaaactgcaacaactcaaacatcaacaGACACTTcaaccactgaaactgcaacaactcaaacatcaacagacactacaaccactgaatccacaacaactcaaacatcagcagacactacaactactgaaagtgcaacaactcaaacatcagcagacactacaactactgaaagtGCAACAACTCACACATCACCGGACACTACAACGACTGAATccgcaacaactcaaacatcagcagacactacaactactgaaagtgcaacaactcaaacatcagcagacactacaaccactgaaactgcaacaactccaACATCAGTAGATGctacaaccactgaaactgcaacaactcaaacatcagtggAAACTACACCCACTGAAActacaacaactcaaacatcagcagacactacaaccactgaaactgcaacaactcaaacatcaccgGACACGACAACCACTGAatctgcaacaactcaaacatcagcagacactacaactcctgaaagtgcaacaactcaaacatcagcagacactacaactactgaagttgcaacaactcaaacatcagcagacactacaaccattgaaactgcaacaactcaaacatcagcagacactacaactcCTGAAgttgcaacaactcaaacatcagcagacactacaaccattgaaactgcaacaactcaaacatcagcagacactacaactcctgaaagtgcaacaactcaaacatcagcagacactacaactactgaatccgcaacaactcaaacatcagcagacactacaactactgaatctgcaacaactcaaacatcagcagacactacaactactgaaagtgcaacaactcaaacatcagcggacactacaaccattgaaactgcaacaactcaaacatcaacaGACACTTCAACCACTGAAaatgcaacaactcaaacatcaacagacactacaactactgaaactgcaacaactcaaacatcagcagacactacaactactgaaagtgcaacaactcaaacatcagcagacactacaactactgaaagtgcaacaactcaaacatcagcagacactacaactactgaaactgcaacaactcaaacatcagcagacactacaaccattgaaactgcaacaactcaaacatcaacaGACACTTcaaccactgaaactgcaacaactcaaacatcaacagacactacaaccactgaatccacaacaactcaaacatcagcagacactacaactactgaaactgcaacaactcaaacatcagcagacactacaactactgaaagtGCAACAACTCACACATCACCGGACACTACAATGACTGAATccgcaacaactcaaacatcagcagacactacaactactgaaagtgcaacaactcaaacatcagcagacactaaaACCACTGAATccgcaacaactcaaacatcagcagacactgcAACTACTGAaagtgcaacaactcaaacatcagcagacactacaaccactgaaactgcaacaactccaACATCAGTAGATGctacaaccactgaaactgcaacaactcaaacatcagtggAAACTACACCCACTGAAActacaacaactcaaacatcagcagacactacaactactgaaactgcaacaactcaaacattagcggacactacaaccactgaaagTGCAACAACTCACACATCACCGGACACTACAACGACTGAATccgcaacaactcaaacatcaacGGACATTACAACCACTGAAAGctcaacaactcaaacatcagcagacactacaactactgaaagtgcaacaactcaaacatcaacGGACATTACAACTACTGAAATttcaacaactcaaacatcagcagacactataACCACTGAatctgcaacaactcaaacatcagcggacactacaaccactgaatctgcaacaactcaaacatcagcggacactacaactactgaaacctcaacaactcaaacatcaacggacactacaactactgaaatttcaacaactcaaacatcagcagacactataACCACTGAatctgcaacaactcaaacatcagcggacactacaaccactgaatctgcaacaactcaaacatcagcagacactacaactactgaaatttcaacaactcaaacatcagcagacactataACCACTGAatctgcaacaactcaaacatcagcggacactacaaccactgaatctgcaacaactcaaacatcagcggacactACAACACCTGAacctgcaacaactcaaacatcaacaGGCATTACAACTACTGAacctgcaacaactcaaacatcagcagacactataACCACTGAATCTGCAACAACTCAAATATCAgcggacactacaaccactgattctgcaacaactcaaacatcagcggacactacaaccactgaatctgcaacaactcaaacatcagcggacactacaaccactgaatctgcaacaactcaaacatcagcggacactACAACACCTGAacctgcaacaactcaaacatcaacaGGCATTACAACTACTGAacctgcaacaactcaaacatcagcagacactacaaccactgaatctgcaacaactcaaacatcagcggacactacaaccactgaatctgcaacaactcaaacatcagcggacactACAACACCTGAacctgcaacaactcaaacatcaacagacactacaaccactgaatctgcaacaactcaaacatcagcggacactacaaccactgaatctgcaacaactcaaacatcagcggacactacaactactgaaacctcaacaactcaaacatcaacGGACATTACAACTACTGAAATttcaacaactcaaacatcagcagacactataACCACTGAatctgcaacaactcaaacatcagcggacactacaaccactgaatctgcaacaactcaaacatcagcggacactACAACACCTGAACCTGCAACAACACAAACATCAACAGGCATTACAACTACTGAacctgcaacaactcaaacatcagcagacactacaaccactgattctgcaacaactcaaacatcagcggacactacaaccactgaatctgcaacaactcaaacatcagcggacactACAACACCTGAacctgcaacaactcaaacatcaacaGGCATTACAACTACTGAacctgcaacaactcaaacatcaacGGACACTACAACTACAGACACTACAGATACAACTACCCCTTttacagcaacaacaacaacacagctTACATCTACAACTGAAACAACGGTCACAACTCCTATAACATCTACAACAGAAAATACAGCTACAACTTCTTCCCCTCTTACAGCAACCACAACACAACTTACATCTACAGCTGAACCAACAACCACAACTCCACTAACATCTACAACAGAAAATACAGCTACAACTTCTTCCCCTCTTACAGCAACAGCAACACAACTTACATCTACAGCTGAACCAACAACCACAACTCCACTAACATCTACAACAGAAAATACAGCTACAACTTCTTCCCCTCTTACAGCAACGACAACACAGCTTACATctacaactgaaacaacaacCACAACTCCACTAACATCTACAACAGAAAATACAGCTACAACTTCTTCCCCTCTTACAGCAACGACAACACAACTTACATCTACAATTGAACCAACAACTTCATTAATATCTACAACAGAACATACAGCTACAACTTCTTCCCCTCttacagcaacaacaacacaacTTACATCTACAGCTGAACCAACAACCACAACTCCACTAACATCTACAACAGAAAATACAGCTACAACTTCTTCCCCTCTTACAGCAACGACAACACAACTTACATCTACAGCTGAACCAACAACCACAACTCCACTAACATCTACAACAGAAAATACAGCTACAACTTCTTCCCCTCTTACAGCAACGACAACACAACTTACATCTACAATTGAACCAACATCTACAACAGAACATACAGCTACAACTTCTTCCCCTTATACAGCAACAGCAACACAACTTACATctacaactgaaacaacaacCACAACTCCATTAACATCTACAACACAAAATACATCTACTACTTCCTCCCCTCTTACAGCAACGACAACACAACTTACATCTACAATTGAACCAACAACTCCACTAACATCTACAACAGAAAATACAGCTACAACTTCTTCCCCTCTTACAGCAACGACAACACAACTTACATCTACAATTGAACCAACAACTTCATTAATATCTACAACAGAACATACAGCTACAACTTCTTCCCCTCttacagcaacaacaacacaacTTACATCTACAGCTGAACCAACAACCACAACTCCACTAACATCTACAACAGAAAATACAGCTACAACTTCTTCCCCTCTTACAGCAACGACAACACAACTTACATCTACAGCTGAACCAACAACCACAACTCCACTAACATCTACAACAGAAAATACAGCTACAACTTCTTCCCCTCTTACAGCAACGACAACACAACTTACATCTACAATTGAACCAACATCTACAACAGAACATACAGCTACAACTTCTTCCCCTTATACAGCAACAGCAACACAACTTACATctacaactgaaacaacaacCACAACTCCATTAACATCTACAACACAAAATACATCTACTACTTCCTCCCCTCTTACAGCAACGACAACACAACTTACATCTACAATTGAACCAACAACTCCATTAACATCTACAACAGAACATACAGCTACAACTTCTTCCCCTCTTACTACAACAACACAACTTACATCTACAATTGAACCAACATCTACAACAGAACATACAGCTACAACTTCTTCCCCTTATACAGCAACAGCAACACAACTTACATctacaactgaaacaacaacCACAACTCCATTAACATCTACAACACAAAATACATCTACTACTTCCTCCCCTCTTACAGCAACGACAACACAACTTACATCTACAATTGAACCAACAACTCCATTAACATCTACAACAGAACATACAGCTACAACTTCTTCCCCTCTTACTACAACAACACAACTTACATCTACAACTGAACCAATGACCACAACTCTTATAAACTCTGCAGTTCTTGTTAGCTTTTCCAGCAATGAAATATTTATAGATGAACTGTCAAATTCATCCTCAGaagcatttaaaaacagaaaagacaaAGTCATAAATGAG ATTGGACAAATCTTTAAAACGACATTCAGTGACTCCTTCGTTAACTTGACTGTTATTGCTTTCCG TTCTGGATCAATCATCACTGATATGGAAGCAACATTTAGAAACGTACCCCAATCTGATCAGATATCcgaaagtattttaaatgccAGCACCACTCTTAACATCACCAGTGTAAACG TAACAATCAGTCCTACTACAACTACAACCACAACCAGTCCTACTACAACTACAACCACACCCGGTCCTACTACAACTACAACCACGCCTGGTCCTACTACAACTACAACCACACCCGGTCCTACTACAACTACAACCACACCCGGTCCTACTACAACTACAACCACGCCCAGTCCTACTACAACTACAAACACACCCGGTCCTACTACAACTACAACCAGTCCTACTACAACTACAACCACGCCCGGTCCTACTACAACCACACCCGGTCCTACTACAACTACAACCACAACCAGTCCTACTACAACTACAACCACACCCAGTCCTACTACAACTACCACAACCAATCCTATTATAACCACAACCACAGCCAGTCCTACTACAACAACCACAATCAGTCCTACTACAACTACCACAATCAGTCCTACTACAACAACCACCACAACCAGTCCTACTACAACAACCACAATCAGTCCTACTACAACTACCACAACCAGTCCTACtacaaccacaacaacaaccAGTCCTACTACAACCACAACCAGTCCTACTACAACTACAACCACAACCAGTCCTACTACAACTACAACCAAACCAACCACAACTACAACTACAACCAAACCAACCACAACTACAACTACAACCAAACCAACCAccacacaaacaacaacaacgccCACAACCACAACTACGACCACGACCACGACCACAACCACAGTACCAGCACGTCCTCAGCCAACAGTAGCCTTACAGGTTGTCATTATAGTGGTATTTGTTCCAGCGCTTCAAGACCAACAAAGTCCAGAATTTAAGAACCTAGCCACAAAGGTAGAGGGTGAG TTTGATGTAGTCTACAAAACAAAGTATGGGGATCGTTTCATCAGGACCATCGTGCTTGCATTCAT agcTGTTGCCAAAACCCGGGCAGAACAAAATGTACAGGCAGATGTCAAGTTGGTGTTTAGTGAAACGTCAACTGAACCCATCCCCAGCAGCACTGCCATTGTGGAGACTCTGAAAGAAGCAGTTGCAGCTCCAAACTCAACCTTCAACCTTACTGTTGATACCAACACTATTATTGTCGTTA AATCACCGCAGACAATTCCAGTGACAATCCTGACTGATGGAACCTTTGTGGCTGCTCTTTCAAATAAAAGTTCACCTGAATTTCAGAACAGGGCAGCATTGATAAAAACAGGG CTTGAACCTTTTTTCTTTGCTGATTACCTTGGATTATTCAGTACCTTAACCATAACAAGCTTCAG TGGTGCCAGTGTAACAACAAAGAGTATTCCCACGATCCGAAACTCCATGGATCTTACATTTACAGCGGAGGCCGTTCTACCCAATAGCACCCAGATAGTGAACACTATAGTTCGAGCAGCCAAAAACAACTCGTTATCCTTCCAGATCTTCACATCTGAAATTGTGATAAATGGTACAG CATTTTCATCAGCTGAAGTCAGCAGCAAGATCAGTGTGTTGACCGCTTTAGTCCTGGTTGCTGTGTCACTTCTGGTCCCATGGTTTGATTGA